A window of the Natronomonas salina genome harbors these coding sequences:
- a CDS encoding TVP38/TMEM64 family protein gives MNRATARQLAGIGAVAAVAGAAALATSPSALFEHAETLARRPALLAVALLLVYLVRPLLAWPISALSILLGYVYGPVAVPVALAGAVVTTLPAYATARYFGHDAGLLARVGDAGALVRKTTGDLRGVIAVRLAPLPTDPVSYAAGLAGVPLRPYVVGTAMGEGPWVVATVLLGASMGQLTTVGLTGDPLLLVTTVALAVLLALSGPAYRRLAETRAGAQ, from the coding sequence GTGAACCGCGCGACCGCCCGCCAGCTCGCCGGCATCGGCGCCGTCGCCGCCGTCGCCGGCGCCGCCGCCCTCGCCACCTCGCCGTCGGCGCTGTTCGAGCACGCCGAGACGCTGGCCCGGCGGCCCGCGCTCCTGGCGGTCGCGCTCCTCCTCGTCTACCTCGTCCGCCCACTGCTCGCCTGGCCCATCAGCGCGCTCTCCATCCTGCTGGGCTACGTCTACGGTCCCGTCGCCGTCCCCGTCGCGCTGGCCGGCGCGGTGGTGACGACGCTGCCGGCCTACGCGACCGCCCGCTACTTCGGCCACGACGCCGGCCTGCTGGCCCGCGTCGGCGACGCCGGCGCGCTGGTCCGGAAGACCACCGGCGACCTCCGCGGGGTGATCGCCGTTCGCCTCGCCCCGCTCCCGACCGACCCCGTCTCCTACGCCGCCGGGCTCGCGGGCGTCCCGCTGCGCCCCTACGTCGTCGGCACTGCCATGGGAGAGGGCCCCTGGGTCGTCGCGACCGTCCTGCTGGGCGCCTCGATGGGGCAGTTGACCACCGTCGGGCTCACCGGCGACCCGCTGTTGCTCGTCACGACCGTCGCGCTCGCGGTGCTGCTCGCGCTGTCGGGGCCGGCCTACCGGCGGCTGGCCGAGACGCGCGCCGGCGCGCAGTAA
- the trpE gene encoding anthranilate synthase component I: MIGREAFVDLAGDGPAVVRAVADLEADPEPLAAYAALTGRTTDADAGEYAFLLESAEKVASSDPDGAFTAGHGADRHARYSFVGYDPAAVVTVDGDDGAAVDVLDARYEGALDPNGGDAVAKLRESLPDVPLRNFPETERQQLQGGLVGFLAYDAVYDLWLEEVGLERPDSRFPDAQFVLNTKTLVFDDAAGTVSLVFTPLVHESDDPGEIYDELTAEVDRVESLLADAGELRTGGFRPVEERAGPKDDYEDAVRRAKEHVLDGDIYQGVVSRKRELDGEVDPLGLYEALREVNPSPYMYVLDYDDLAVVGASPETLVSVRGREVMSNPIAGTCDRGTSPVEDRRLAGEMLADGKERAEHTMLVDLARNDVRRVGEAGSVRVEEFMNVLKYSHVQHIESTVTGRLDESHDAFDATRAAFPAGTLSGAPKIRAMEIIDELEREPRGLYGGGVGYYSWTGDADFAIVIRTATVERGRGVDGTDRVTVQAGAGIVADSDPESEYEETEKKMDGVLVALERIEGSGEASAGDAAREATGEVPR, encoded by the coding sequence GTGATCGGACGCGAGGCGTTCGTCGACCTCGCCGGCGACGGCCCGGCGGTGGTCCGCGCCGTCGCCGACCTCGAGGCCGACCCGGAGCCGCTGGCGGCCTACGCCGCCCTGACCGGCCGGACGACCGACGCCGACGCCGGCGAGTACGCCTTCCTGCTGGAGAGCGCCGAGAAGGTCGCCTCCAGCGACCCCGACGGCGCGTTCACGGCCGGCCACGGCGCCGACCGCCACGCCCGCTACTCGTTCGTCGGCTACGACCCGGCGGCGGTCGTGACGGTCGACGGCGACGACGGCGCCGCGGTCGACGTCCTCGACGCCCGGTACGAGGGGGCGCTGGACCCCAACGGCGGCGACGCGGTCGCGAAGCTCCGCGAGTCGCTGCCCGACGTCCCGCTGCGGAACTTCCCCGAGACGGAGCGCCAGCAGCTGCAGGGCGGCCTCGTCGGCTTCCTCGCCTACGACGCCGTCTACGACCTGTGGCTCGAGGAGGTCGGCCTGGAGCGTCCGGACTCGCGGTTCCCGGACGCGCAGTTCGTCCTCAACACGAAGACGCTGGTCTTCGACGACGCCGCGGGTACCGTCTCGCTGGTGTTCACGCCGCTCGTCCACGAGTCCGACGACCCCGGCGAGATATACGACGAGCTGACGGCGGAGGTCGACCGCGTCGAGTCGCTGCTCGCCGACGCCGGTGAGCTGCGGACGGGCGGCTTCCGGCCGGTCGAAGAGCGGGCCGGCCCGAAGGACGACTACGAGGACGCGGTCCGGCGGGCCAAGGAGCACGTCCTCGACGGCGACATCTACCAGGGCGTCGTCTCGCGGAAGCGGGAACTCGACGGCGAGGTCGACCCGCTGGGGCTGTACGAGGCGCTGCGCGAGGTCAACCCCTCGCCGTACATGTACGTCCTCGACTACGACGACCTCGCGGTGGTCGGGGCGTCCCCGGAGACGCTCGTCTCCGTGCGCGGGCGCGAGGTGATGAGCAACCCCATCGCGGGGACCTGCGACCGCGGGACCAGCCCCGTCGAGGACCGCCGGCTGGCCGGCGAGATGCTCGCCGACGGGAAGGAACGCGCCGAGCACACGATGCTGGTCGACCTCGCGCGCAACGACGTCCGGCGGGTCGGCGAGGCCGGCAGCGTCCGGGTCGAGGAGTTCATGAACGTCCTGAAGTACAGCCACGTCCAGCACATCGAGTCGACGGTGACGGGACGGCTCGACGAGTCACACGACGCCTTCGACGCGACGCGGGCGGCCTTCCCCGCCGGCACCCTCTCCGGCGCGCCGAAGATCCGGGCGATGGAGATCATCGACGAGCTGGAACGCGAGCCGCGGGGGCTCTACGGCGGCGGCGTCGGCTACTACTCCTGGACCGGCGACGCCGACTTCGCCATCGTCATCCGGACGGCGACGGTCGAGCGCGGCCGCGGCGTCGACGGCACCGACCGGGTGACCGTCCAGGCCGGCGCGGGCATCGTCGCCGACTCCGACCCCGAGAGCGAGTACGAGGAGACCGAGAAGAAGATGGACGGCGTCCTCGTCGCCCTGGAGCGCATCGAGGGATCGGGAGAGGCGTCCGCCGGGGACGCGGCCAGAGAAGCGACGGGCGAGGTGCCCCGATGA
- the trpG gene encoding anthranilate synthase component II — MTRVLFVDNFDSFTYNLVEYVSQHDGVDTEVVRNTATLEEIREVDPDGIVVSPGPGHPKNDRDVGVTLDVFREVSPAVPTLGVCLGLEAAVYEYGGTVDRAPEPIHGKAFPVDHDGDGVFAGLEQGFQGGRYHSLVALDVPACFEVSATTDHEGEELVMGVRHRDHPIECVQFHPESVLTAAGHDLIANFLSTVR; from the coding sequence ATGACACGGGTGCTGTTCGTCGACAACTTCGACTCGTTCACCTACAACCTCGTCGAGTACGTCAGCCAGCACGACGGCGTCGACACCGAGGTCGTCCGGAACACGGCGACCCTGGAGGAGATCCGGGAGGTCGACCCCGACGGGATCGTCGTCTCGCCGGGCCCCGGCCACCCGAAGAACGACCGCGACGTCGGCGTGACGCTGGACGTCTTCCGGGAGGTGAGCCCCGCGGTGCCGACGCTCGGGGTCTGTCTCGGCCTCGAGGCGGCTGTCTACGAGTACGGCGGCACCGTCGACCGGGCGCCGGAACCCATCCACGGGAAGGCGTTCCCGGTCGACCACGACGGCGACGGCGTCTTCGCGGGGCTCGAACAGGGGTTCCAGGGCGGGCGGTACCACTCGCTCGTCGCACTCGACGTCCCGGCGTGCTTCGAGGTCTCGGCGACCACCGACCACGAGGGCGAGGAGCTGGTGATGGGGGTCCGCCACCGCGACCACCCCATCGAGTGCGTCCAGTTCCACCCCGAGTCGGTCCTGACTGCCGCGGGCCACGACCTGATCGCGAACTTCCTGTCGACGGTCCGGTAG
- a CDS encoding adenosylcobalamin-dependent ribonucleoside-diphosphate reductase: protein MSGADPSADEITLPIKRTEGETLEDRLTGNAYHNILPARYLRKDADGELIEEQEDLFDRVAKNIALAEAVFEAEKRDVEVTVTPDLLKPDHPRRDELAEEVFGKGVTADADAETTLSVYNVNKFAYDTLVDELPDEIREHVESTADEFQELMERLSFMPNSPTLMNAGDELQQLSACFVDSPEDDIDDIHQTAKEAAQVFQSGGGMGYAFWRLRPYGDAVGSTGGIASGPITFMRTYDQMCETIAQGGARRGAQMGVMRVSHPDVIQFLHAKNKDVSLAETLRLNDPDDFTHNSFADALEEARGLIDDEGRVPEHLRNAVEGHLSNFNISVGITDDFMDAVKNGEEFTFTNPRTGEAHVATPETKELYDMFGLGEHVEVGEELSVPAEKLWDHIVEGAHENGEPGVIYLERVNKEHSFDVEEHPDHRILATNPCGEQPLEEYEACNLGHINLSTLVAEDAPDWRVWQDRHADEYDSTEAAIEAFLEEGIDWAEFDRRIELGTRFLENVVTMSDFPVPKIEQKVREMRKIGLGVMGLAQLYIQLGMEYGSDSSNEVARQLMKHINHGSKWASHELAEERGAFEEWDNSKYADPTEYREWFEHQTGLDADEWADGFPIRNHNTTTIAPTGTTSMVGNTTGGCEPIYNVAYYKNVSDDVQGDEMLVEFDDYFLRVLEENDIDVDAVKEEAQEQMANNEFDGVTGLTTVPDAVGELFVTTGALSAKEHAGVQVACQAGVDSAISKTVNAPNDSTVEDAKEVFEYIYEHGGKGVTYYRDGTRSKQVLTTRAKNAEFADEDEAAEAIVAQIEEIFGGIEGFLDSEEVEAALGEDLEGLLDVEVDLGKKRPRPDVLHGVTQRIDTGYGKLYVNINEDPETGRPFELFANIGNSGGFTASFTEALAKTISTALRSGVDPEEIAEELQGIRSPKVAWDKGEQINSIPDAVGTAMRRYLDGDVDKAYPQQQNLTEIAEEEGTDDDEATRRDASAPETDGGAVSASGSSAASPNDDAAGADDATQSLIESGESPECPECSSMTLYYSEGCKTCESCGWSEC from the coding sequence ATGTCGGGCGCGGACCCCTCCGCGGACGAGATCACGCTCCCGATCAAACGGACCGAGGGGGAGACCCTGGAGGACCGCCTCACCGGCAACGCCTACCACAACATCCTGCCGGCCCGGTACCTCCGCAAGGACGCCGACGGCGAACTCATCGAGGAGCAGGAGGACCTCTTCGACCGCGTCGCGAAGAACATCGCCCTCGCCGAGGCCGTCTTCGAGGCCGAGAAGCGCGACGTCGAGGTGACTGTCACCCCCGACCTTCTCAAGCCCGACCACCCGCGCCGCGACGAACTCGCCGAGGAGGTCTTCGGGAAGGGCGTGACGGCCGACGCCGACGCCGAGACGACCCTCTCGGTCTACAACGTCAACAAGTTCGCCTACGACACGCTCGTCGACGAGCTCCCCGACGAGATCCGCGAGCACGTCGAGTCGACCGCCGACGAGTTCCAGGAGCTGATGGAGCGGCTCTCCTTCATGCCGAACTCGCCGACGCTGATGAACGCCGGCGACGAACTCCAGCAGCTCTCCGCCTGCTTCGTCGACTCCCCCGAGGACGACATCGACGACATCCACCAGACCGCCAAGGAGGCCGCCCAGGTGTTCCAGAGCGGCGGCGGGATGGGCTACGCCTTCTGGCGGCTCCGGCCCTACGGCGACGCCGTCGGCTCTACCGGCGGCATCGCCAGCGGCCCGATCACCTTCATGCGGACCTACGACCAGATGTGCGAGACCATCGCGCAGGGCGGCGCCCGCCGCGGCGCCCAGATGGGCGTCATGCGCGTCTCCCACCCCGACGTCATCCAGTTCCTCCACGCGAAGAACAAGGACGTCTCGCTGGCGGAGACCCTCCGGCTGAACGACCCCGACGACTTCACGCACAACTCCTTCGCGGACGCCCTCGAGGAGGCCCGCGGCCTCATCGACGACGAGGGCCGCGTCCCCGAGCACCTCCGGAACGCCGTCGAGGGGCACCTCTCTAACTTCAACATCTCCGTCGGCATCACCGACGACTTCATGGACGCCGTGAAGAACGGCGAGGAGTTCACCTTCACCAACCCGCGCACGGGCGAGGCCCACGTCGCGACGCCCGAGACGAAGGAACTGTACGACATGTTCGGCCTCGGCGAGCACGTCGAGGTCGGCGAGGAGCTCTCCGTCCCCGCCGAGAAGCTCTGGGACCACATCGTCGAGGGCGCCCACGAGAACGGCGAACCCGGCGTCATCTACCTCGAGCGCGTCAACAAGGAGCACTCCTTCGACGTCGAGGAGCACCCCGACCACCGCATCCTCGCGACGAACCCCTGCGGCGAGCAGCCCCTCGAGGAGTACGAGGCCTGCAACCTCGGGCACATCAACCTCTCGACGCTGGTCGCCGAGGACGCCCCCGACTGGCGCGTCTGGCAGGACCGCCACGCCGACGAGTACGACTCGACGGAGGCGGCCATCGAGGCCTTCCTCGAGGAGGGTATCGACTGGGCGGAGTTCGACCGCCGCATCGAACTCGGCACGCGCTTCCTAGAGAACGTCGTGACGATGTCGGACTTCCCGGTCCCGAAGATCGAACAGAAGGTCCGGGAGATGCGGAAGATCGGCCTCGGCGTGATGGGGCTGGCTCAGCTGTACATCCAGCTCGGCATGGAGTACGGCAGCGACTCCTCCAACGAGGTCGCCCGCCAGCTGATGAAGCACATCAACCACGGCTCGAAGTGGGCCTCCCACGAGCTCGCCGAGGAGCGCGGCGCCTTCGAGGAGTGGGACAACAGCAAGTACGCCGACCCCACCGAGTACCGCGAGTGGTTCGAGCACCAGACCGGCCTCGACGCCGACGAGTGGGCCGACGGCTTCCCGATCCGCAACCACAACACGACGACCATCGCGCCGACCGGCACCACCTCGATGGTCGGGAACACCACCGGCGGCTGCGAGCCCATCTACAACGTAGCTTACTACAAGAACGTCTCCGACGACGTCCAGGGCGACGAGATGCTCGTCGAGTTCGACGACTACTTCCTCCGCGTCCTGGAGGAGAACGACATCGACGTCGACGCCGTCAAGGAGGAGGCCCAAGAGCAGATGGCGAACAACGAGTTCGACGGCGTCACCGGGCTGACGACGGTCCCGGACGCGGTCGGCGAGCTGTTCGTGACGACGGGCGCCCTCTCCGCGAAGGAGCACGCCGGCGTCCAGGTCGCCTGCCAGGCGGGCGTCGACTCCGCCATCTCGAAGACGGTCAACGCGCCGAACGACTCCACCGTCGAGGACGCCAAGGAGGTCTTCGAGTACATCTACGAGCACGGCGGCAAGGGCGTCACCTACTACCGCGACGGCACCCGCTCGAAGCAGGTGCTCACCACGCGCGCGAAGAACGCCGAGTTCGCCGACGAGGACGAGGCCGCCGAGGCCATCGTCGCCCAGATCGAGGAGATCTTCGGCGGCATCGAGGGCTTCCTCGACAGCGAGGAGGTCGAGGCCGCCCTCGGGGAGGACCTCGAGGGGCTCCTCGACGTCGAGGTCGACCTCGGGAAGAAGCGGCCCCGCCCCGACGTGCTGCACGGCGTGACCCAGCGCATCGACACCGGCTACGGGAAGCTCTACGTCAACATCAACGAGGACCCCGAGACGGGTCGGCCGTTCGAGCTGTTCGCCAACATCGGCAACTCCGGCGGCTTCACCGCCAGCTTCACCGAGGCGCTGGCGAAGACCATCTCGACGGCGCTGCGCTCGGGCGTCGACCCCGAGGAGATCGCCGAGGAGCTGCAGGGCATCCGGTCGCCGAAGGTCGCCTGGGACAAGGGCGAGCAGATCAACTCCATCCCGGACGCCGTCGGCACCGCGATGCGGCGGTACCTCGACGGCGACGTCGACAAGGCCTACCCCCAGCAGCAGAACCTCACCGAGATCGCCGAGGAGGAGGGCACCGACGACGACGAGGCGACGCGGCGCGACGCCTCCGCTCCTGAGACAGACGGCGGCGCGGTGTCCGCTTCAGGCTCGTCGGCTGCCTCGCCGAACGACGACGCGGCCGGCGCCGACGACGCCACGCAGTCGCTCATCGAGTCCGGGGAGTCCCCCGAGTGCCCGGAGTGCTCCAGCATGACGCTGTACTACTCCGAGGGCTGCAAGACCTGCGAGTCCTGCGGCTGGTCGGAGTGCTGA
- a CDS encoding CBS domain-containing protein, with amino-acid sequence MVTARDIMTRDVETVSPDDDVSEVLSRLAGVDFEGFPVTEDGIVVGIVTQGDLVDLFQAEDRTLWIPVGFPPFLESLTYAIDVSWDELDLGLDFARNAGRPISEVMTDDVVTVGPKASIDELLALLADEERDINRLPVVDEANALMGIVARQDLLAALEAERNA; translated from the coding sequence ATGGTCACCGCACGCGACATCATGACCCGCGACGTCGAGACCGTCTCGCCGGACGACGACGTGAGCGAGGTGCTCTCCCGACTGGCCGGCGTCGACTTCGAGGGGTTCCCGGTCACCGAGGACGGCATCGTCGTCGGCATCGTCACCCAGGGGGACCTCGTCGACCTCTTCCAGGCCGAGGACCGGACGCTGTGGATCCCGGTCGGCTTCCCGCCGTTCCTGGAGTCGCTCACCTACGCCATCGACGTCTCCTGGGACGAACTGGACCTGGGGCTGGACTTCGCCCGGAACGCCGGCCGCCCGATCAGCGAGGTGATGACCGACGACGTCGTCACCGTCGGGCCGAAGGCCTCCATCGACGAACTCCTCGCGCTGCTCGCCGACGAGGAGCGCGACATCAACCGTCTCCCGGTCGTCGACGAGGCCAACGCGCTCATGGGCATCGTCGCCCGCCAGGACCTGCTGGCGGCCCTGGAGGCCGAGCGGAACGCCTGA
- a CDS encoding DMT family transporter, which translates to MAIKAGLGTPESPAYFYDAPVLFAAVRYDVAGVLMLGYAAWVTDRWRPRGREEWALVAVGAVFLIAGYHALLFVGERGTTSAAAAVIVSLSPVLTTAFARAFLPEERLSVLGIVGMVLGLVGVAVLSRPDPSNLVGSRFEALVFGAALCFAFGSVLARRLETDLPIETMEAWSMVGGAALMHALSVGLEESVSGLPPLEATLALVYLAVVASAAGFLVYFDLLDRLGPIEINLVSYVAPVFAALAGFLFLDEVIDAPTVAGFLVILAGFALVKRRAIREELAARR; encoded by the coding sequence ATGGCCATCAAGGCCGGACTGGGCACCCCCGAGTCGCCCGCGTACTTCTACGACGCGCCGGTGCTGTTCGCCGCCGTCAGGTACGACGTCGCGGGGGTGTTGATGCTCGGCTACGCGGCCTGGGTCACCGACCGCTGGCGACCGCGCGGCCGCGAGGAGTGGGCGCTCGTCGCCGTCGGCGCCGTCTTCCTCATCGCCGGCTACCACGCGCTGCTGTTCGTCGGCGAGCGCGGCACCACCAGCGCGGCCGCCGCGGTCATCGTCTCGCTGTCGCCGGTGCTGACGACCGCCTTCGCCAGGGCGTTCCTCCCCGAGGAGCGACTCTCCGTCCTCGGCATCGTCGGGATGGTCCTCGGCCTCGTCGGCGTGGCCGTCCTCTCTCGGCCGGACCCCTCGAACCTCGTCGGCTCCCGGTTCGAGGCGCTCGTCTTCGGCGCCGCGCTCTGCTTCGCCTTCGGGAGCGTCCTCGCCCGGCGCCTGGAGACCGACCTCCCCATCGAGACGATGGAGGCGTGGTCGATGGTCGGCGGCGCCGCCCTCATGCACGCGCTCAGCGTCGGCCTGGAGGAGTCCGTCAGCGGTCTGCCGCCGCTGGAGGCGACGCTCGCGCTCGTCTACCTCGCCGTCGTCGCCAGCGCCGCCGGGTTCCTCGTGTACTTCGACCTGCTGGACCGGCTCGGTCCGATCGAGATCAACCTCGTCTCCTACGTCGCGCCGGTGTTCGCGGCCCTGGCGGGCTTCCTCTTCCTCGACGAGGTCATCGACGCGCCGACGGTCGCCGGCTTCCTCGTCATCCTGGCGGGGTTCGCACTCGTCAAGCGACGGGCTATCCGCGAGGAACTGGCTGCCCGGCGATAA
- a CDS encoding HVO_2523 family zinc finger protein produces MTDEQGGRPCPMCGAQLFKRHCKYVCPQHGVVVDCSDPFLF; encoded by the coding sequence ATGACCGACGAGCAGGGCGGTCGACCCTGCCCGATGTGCGGCGCCCAGCTGTTCAAGCGCCACTGCAAGTACGTCTGTCCGCAGCACGGAGTCGTGGTCGATTGCAGCGACCCCTTCCTTTTCTGA
- a CDS encoding DUF7115 domain-containing protein: MDELPELLVETVGGETVAATVDLGGGDVVAVTPTRTHLYRSEGLLSDESVETYAHDVERFAIDHGRRKTTLRLQNLDDETSLTLPASVVDEVVAAMLEGILRTAGVVDDEETVEAQFRFSELTLVVTDRQLLKHIGSAVWDDEFEAYHYADLDGLDFEEGSVATQVVVEMDGRQQRVKVPNDHAGRVRQEVQSAVFEFHGVSSLGGLRAAVAEEDVDEDAENDDGTDEPTDAEGETESDPEPGVDDGGTEVDADDDATGSDDAEDGLVSADWSPPADQDMNRDDARMGDAGSATAETESPTGDAVADAATADGEPAAAGGTASVPDVSSVGTDADGAAGTDVEALAERVDALAERVDHQTELIEAQQETIEQLVEELRRGR, translated from the coding sequence ATGGACGAACTCCCGGAACTGCTCGTCGAGACCGTCGGGGGCGAGACGGTCGCCGCGACGGTCGACCTCGGCGGGGGCGACGTCGTCGCGGTCACGCCCACCCGGACGCACCTCTACCGCTCGGAGGGGCTGCTCTCCGACGAGTCCGTCGAGACCTACGCCCACGACGTCGAGCGGTTCGCGATCGACCACGGCCGCCGGAAGACCACGCTGCGGTTGCAGAACCTCGACGACGAGACCTCCCTCACCCTCCCCGCCTCCGTCGTCGACGAGGTCGTCGCGGCGATGCTCGAGGGCATCCTCCGGACGGCCGGCGTCGTCGACGACGAGGAGACCGTCGAGGCGCAGTTCCGCTTCAGCGAACTCACGCTCGTCGTCACCGACCGACAGCTCCTCAAGCACATCGGCAGCGCGGTCTGGGACGACGAGTTCGAGGCCTACCACTACGCGGACCTCGACGGCCTCGACTTCGAGGAGGGCAGCGTCGCGACCCAGGTCGTCGTCGAGATGGACGGCCGACAGCAGCGCGTGAAGGTACCGAACGACCACGCCGGCCGCGTCCGCCAGGAGGTCCAGAGCGCCGTCTTCGAGTTCCACGGCGTCTCCTCGCTCGGCGGCCTCCGCGCCGCCGTCGCCGAAGAGGACGTCGACGAGGACGCCGAGAACGACGACGGGACCGACGAACCGACGGACGCCGAAGGCGAGACCGAGAGCGACCCGGAACCGGGGGTCGACGACGGCGGAACGGAGGTCGACGCGGACGACGACGCAACCGGGAGCGACGACGCGGAAGACGGGCTCGTCTCCGCCGACTGGTCGCCGCCGGCCGACCAGGACATGAACAGGGACGACGCGCGGATGGGCGACGCCGGGTCCGCGACCGCCGAAACGGAGAGCCCGACCGGCGACGCGGTCGCGGACGCCGCCACCGCCGACGGGGAACCGGCGGCGGCCGGCGGCACCGCCTCGGTGCCCGACGTCTCGAGCGTCGGTACCGACGCCGACGGCGCCGCCGGGACCGACGTCGAGGCGCTCGCCGAACGCGTCGACGCCCTCGCCGAACGCGTCGACCACCAGACCGAACTCATCGAGGCCCAGCAGGAGACCATCGAGCAGCTCGTCGAGGAACTCCGCCGCGGCCGATAG
- a CDS encoding DUF5830 family protein, which translates to MDEADPGDDAVELGVQLLARLEHAELPLPEVIDRIETVTAHPETTRAILEEAEKRGHITREGDTVKPNGGQFLSFESEVVSREGEFDCRRCGASISTGYFMKLEAGEHGPFGSSCIRKVTGRE; encoded by the coding sequence GTGGACGAGGCCGACCCCGGCGACGACGCAGTCGAACTCGGCGTGCAGCTGCTGGCCCGACTCGAGCACGCGGAGCTGCCGCTGCCGGAGGTGATCGACCGGATCGAGACGGTGACCGCCCACCCGGAAACGACGCGGGCCATCCTCGAGGAGGCGGAGAAGCGGGGCCACATCACCCGCGAGGGGGACACGGTGAAGCCGAACGGCGGGCAGTTCCTCAGCTTCGAGAGCGAGGTCGTCTCCCGGGAGGGGGAGTTCGACTGCCGGCGCTGCGGCGCCTCCATCTCGACGGGCTACTTCATGAAGCTGGAGGCCGGCGAGCACGGACCGTTCGGTTCGTCGTGCATCCGGAAGGTCACGGGCCGCGAGTAG
- a CDS encoding acyl-CoA thioesterase, protein MESFRFDVELPVRYRDLDTLGHVNNAVYGTYLEQARVRYFDRALDLPFEAREMVLAHVDLDFRRPITLEDGSVRVACGVTDLGTSSIEMAYRVDAGESSEPAATGESVQVAWGGEGSCPLPEEWREQIRAFEPTL, encoded by the coding sequence ATGGAGTCGTTCCGATTCGACGTCGAATTGCCGGTGCGGTACCGCGACCTCGACACGCTCGGCCACGTCAACAATGCCGTCTACGGGACCTACCTCGAGCAGGCGCGGGTCCGCTACTTCGACCGCGCCCTCGACCTGCCGTTCGAGGCCCGCGAGATGGTGCTGGCCCACGTCGACCTGGACTTCCGGCGGCCGATCACCCTCGAGGACGGGTCCGTCCGCGTCGCCTGCGGCGTCACCGACCTCGGGACCTCGAGCATCGAGATGGCCTACCGGGTGGACGCCGGCGAGTCGTCGGAACCGGCCGCGACGGGCGAGTCGGTGCAGGTGGCCTGGGGCGGGGAGGGGTCGTGTCCGCTCCCCGAGGAGTGGCGCGAACAGATACGGGCGTTCGAGCCGACGCTCTAG
- a CDS encoding metal ABC transporter substrate-binding protein, which translates to MSEPPASRPGLTRRDLLTAVGGAGTAGLAGCLDGGSAGAEASGPVAVASFFTFYDFARRIAEDTPITVRNLVPTGLHGHGWEPDPSITRAIIDADAFIHVGPDFQPWADRAIETVKDDRAETDLVNVREGVDLLPLADSLDEDEEAVDAGRDPHFWLDPRRAKQSVDNLVAGLEAVAPDHADALAENGADLRAELDAIDDEWRDLFDAAERDVAFLAAHNAFQYVGDRYGATVEPLVTNLAASNDVRPADVRRARETIEANDIRYIGAAVFEPRRPARQLLADTDVEAYYPVTPYAGTTEAWVERGWGYAEIARNINMETFRVVLGAAAPGETTLGEEWRNFE; encoded by the coding sequence ATGAGCGAACCTCCCGCGTCGCGACCGGGCCTCACCCGGCGCGACCTCCTGACCGCCGTCGGCGGCGCCGGTACCGCCGGCCTCGCCGGCTGCCTCGACGGCGGGTCGGCCGGCGCCGAGGCGAGCGGCCCGGTAGCGGTCGCCTCCTTCTTCACCTTCTACGACTTCGCGCGGCGCATCGCCGAGGACACGCCGATCACCGTGCGGAACCTCGTGCCCACCGGGCTGCACGGCCACGGCTGGGAGCCCGACCCCTCCATCACCCGGGCGATCATCGACGCCGACGCGTTCATCCACGTCGGGCCGGACTTCCAGCCGTGGGCCGACCGGGCCATCGAGACCGTCAAGGACGACCGGGCCGAGACCGACCTGGTCAACGTCCGGGAGGGCGTCGACCTCCTGCCGCTGGCCGACAGCCTCGACGAGGACGAGGAGGCCGTCGACGCCGGCCGCGACCCCCACTTCTGGCTCGACCCCCGGCGCGCCAAGCAGTCCGTCGACAACCTCGTGGCGGGCCTCGAGGCGGTCGCCCCCGACCACGCCGACGCGCTCGCCGAGAACGGCGCCGACCTGCGGGCCGAACTCGACGCCATCGACGACGAGTGGCGCGACCTGTTCGACGCCGCCGAGCGGGACGTCGCCTTCCTGGCCGCGCACAACGCCTTCCAGTACGTCGGCGACCGCTACGGCGCGACCGTCGAACCGCTGGTGACGAACCTCGCGGCCTCCAACGACGTCCGGCCGGCCGACGTCCGCCGCGCCCGCGAGACCATCGAGGCCAACGACATCCGGTACATCGGCGCCGCGGTGTTCGAGCCGCGACGACCGGCTCGCCAGCTGCTCGCGGACACCGACGTCGAGGCCTACTACCCGGTCACGCCGTACGCCGGCACGACCGAGGCCTGGGTCGAGCGTGGCTGGGGCTACGCCGAGATCGCACGGAACATCAACATGGAGACGTTCCGGGTCGTGCTCGGGGCCGCCGCGCCCGGGGAGACGACGCTGGGCGAGGAGTGGCGGAACTTCGAATGA